The sequence GCGTGGGGTCCATGAACCTGTCAGCCATTGTGCGGGCGCAGCAGCACATGTGGTTCGTCCTGCCCCTGTTCCCCATGTTCGTGGTGTTTTTCATCTCGGCGCTGGCCGAGACCAACCGTCCGCCCTTTGACCTGCCCGAAGGCGAGTCCGAGCTGGTGGGCGGCTTCAACACCGAATATTCTTCCATGCCCTTCGCCCTGTTCTTCCTGGGCGAGTACGCCAACATGATCCTCATGTCCGGCATCTGCACCACCCTGTTCCTGGGCGGGTGGCTGCCGCCTCTGGATGTGTCATGGCTGGCCTGGATTCCCGGTGTTGTGTGGTTCGGGCTGAAAGTGGCCTTCCTGCTGTTCGTGTTCATCTGGGTGCGCGCCAGCCTGCCGCGCTATCGCTATGACCAGTTGATGCGCCTGGGCTGGAAGGTGTTCCTGCCCTTTACCCTGCTGTGGGTGGTGGGCACCGCCGGGGTGCTGGTGGCCTTTGACCTTCTGCCCGTCGCAGTGCCATAAGGAGATTCCCCCATGGCTTTCCCCGACCGTATCGCCAGGTCCTTTCTGCTTCTGGATGTGATCAAGGGCCTCGGCCTGACCCTGCGGTACATGTTCCGGCCGCGGGCCACCATCAACTATCCGTTCGAGAAAGGCCCCATCAGCAGCCGCTTCCGGGGCGAACACGCCCTGCGCCGCTATCCCAACGGCGAGGAACGCTGCATCGCCTGCAAGCTGTGCGAGGCCGTGTGCCCTGCGCTGGCCATCACCATTGAGGCCGAACCGCGCGAGGACGGCAGCCGCCGCACCACCCGGTACGACATCGACATGACCAAGTGCATCTATTGCGGCCTGTGCCAGGAAGCCTGCCCCGTGGATGCCATCGTGGAAGGCCCGAACTTCGAGTTCGCCACAGAAACCCGGGAAGAACTGTTCTATGACAAGCAGAAGCTTCTGGACAACGGCGACCGCTGGGAACCCCTTCTGGCCGCCAACCTGACCCGCGAAGCACCGTACAGGTAATTCACTTCTCCCTGTGGAAAAGAAATTTTCCCGCCGGGGGCATGTCGTCAATCAACGCAGAATGAGACAGATGACAAGGATTTCCGGAAGCCGGAGCACAGCGTACATTAAAGTACGTGAGCACCGGAAGTCCGGAAATCCGAAATCAGATGGCCATTATCCGTTTGATTGACGACATGCCCCTACAGAAATCCGTACGGGTCCACATCCACCTTGACGGTGACCTTTGACGGCACAGTCACGTGCGCCAGCCAGTCGCACACCAGGGCCTGGACGTTCACACCGCGGGGGGCTTTCAGCAGCAGGCGGCGGCGGTGTTTTCCCCGCACGATGGCCAGCGGTGCAGGCGCCGGGCCCAGTACGACAACCCCGTCCGTGCGGGGAGCCTGACGCCCCAGATCATACGCCACCCGGTCTGCAGCCTCTGCATCGGGACCAGAAACAATCAGCGCCACAAGACGGCCCCAGGGGGGCATACCGTGGCGGCGGCGCTCGTCCCCTTCCCGCGCCATGAACGCATCCCGGTCGTTGTCCTTCAGGGCCTGCATGACAGGGTGATGGGGCTGGAAGGTCTGGAGGAACACCCGCCCCGGCCTGTCGGCTCGCCCGGCCCGGCCCGCCACCTGCTGGAGCAGCTGGAACGTGCGCTCGGCCGCCCGCAGATCGCCGCCGGACAGGCCGATGTCCGCGTCCACTACGCCCACCAGCGTCAGCGCCGGAAAATGGTGTCCCTTGGCCACCATCTGCGTGCCCACGATCAGATCCACATCCCGCCGACGGATTTTCTGCAAGGCCTCCTCCATCTGTGCCGCGGTGGTCAGGGTGTCGCTGGCCATGACCAGAGTGCGGGCCTGCGGGAACCTCTCTGCCACCTCCTCGGCGATGCGCTCGACACCGGGGCCGCAGGCTACCAGGGAATCAGCCTCTCCGCACGACGGACACAGGGCGGGCGGCGGCTCCGCATGGCCGCAGTGATGACAATGCAGGCGGCCCGAGGTGCGGTGCTGCACCAGCCAGGCTGTGCACTGCGGGCACTGCAGCCGGTGGCCGCAGGTGCGACACAGGGTCAGCGGCGCATAGCCCCGGCGGTTCAGGAACAGCAGTGCCTGCTCCCCCGCCACCAGGGTCTCGTCAATGGCCGTGCACAGGGTGGGACAGAGCCACCGGCGCGGCGCGGGCCTGTCCGTGCGCAGGTCCAGAAGGCGGATGTCAGGCATCAGTGCGCTGCCGTGGCGGTCTGGCAGGTGCAGGCGACTGTACTTGCCGTTTTCCACGTTGGTCAGGGTCTCGAGGGACGGCGTGGCTGACACCAGGACTGCGGGGATTTTTTCCAGCGAGGCCCGCACTACAGCCATGTCCCGGGCGTGATAGCAGACACCCTCCTCCTGCTTGTAGCTGCCATCATGTTCCTCATCCACAACGATCAGGCCAAGAGCAGGAAAGGGCAGAAACAGGGCCGAGCGTGCGCCCACGATCACCTGCGTCCGGCCTGTGGCCACGGCCCGCCAGGTGTCCCGCCGCCGGGCGGGGGTGAGGTCCGAGTGCCACACCAGGGGCGCCTGGCCAAAGCGCCGGGTGAAACGCTCCACCACCTGGGGCCCCAGCGCAATTTCCGGCAGCAGGACCAGCGCCTGCCGCCCCTGCTCCAGCGCATGGGCCACGGCCTCCATGAATACTTCGGTCTTGCCGGATCCTGTCACGCCGTCCAGGACCGTGACCGAAAAAGCCCTTTCGTCCTCGTGGCGGGTCAGGATATTCACAGCCTCCTGCTGCTGGGCGGGCGAGAACACGGTCTGGCAGAATTTCGTATCCAGAACAGGGACAGGACTTTCGGCCGCCTGGAGAACCGTCTCCAGAACGCCGGTGTCGGCCATGGCGCGGACAATTGCTGGCGATGCAGATGCAGCGCCCGCCAGGTCCGCGGCGGAAAGAGGATCCCCGACCCGCTCCAGATACTCCAGCACCGCGTGCCGGGCGGGCGTCAGGCGGAACCCGTCCGGCAATGAAGTCGCGCTGCGCCTGTACAGCAGGCTGTGGCGGGGAGCTTCCAGCGCTTCCGGGGGACCGAGAGCCATGCGCAGGACCGCGCCTGCCGAAACCATGCAGTATGCGGCGACCCAGTCCACCAGGCGGCGGGTCTTCTCCGGCATGGGCGGCAGGTCAAAGCGGCGGATGATGGACCGCAGTCGCGCGGGATCCACAGATCCTCCGCCTGGTCCATGGACCATCCCCACCGCCCGCCGCTTTCCCAGGGGCACCTCGACATAGTCCCCGGACGCCAGAATCATCCCTTCCGGCGCGGTATAGTCCAGAAGGGCCTGCGGCAGGGCCATGGCCACAAGGACCTGCACCACAGAAGAGGGTTTTTCACCGGCCATGGTTCAGACATCTTTTCTCTTTATCCCGTTGCGGTGTAGGATATCAGAATCCATACAGACACACAGGGAAATGGNNNNNNNNNNGAATGCGTATTCTTTCAGGGTTCTGCCTTCTTCTGGTTCTGGTCACGGCGACGGCTTGCGGCAGTCTCCAGTCCGAGGCCAGTTACCCGGATCCCGAGCGGGACAATCTCTACAAGCACGGCAGTCTCCTGGGAGAGGAAGGCTTTGTCCTGTTCGGCGAGGGCCGGGACAGGGACAAGGAGGAAAATACCGGAATCGGCGTGAACGGCTTTCTGTGGCGCGCCTCGCTGGATACCGTATCCTTCATGCCCATCGCCTCGGCCGATCCCTTTGGCGGCGTGATTCTCACAGACTGGTACTCGGCCCCCGAAAATCCGGGCGAGCGCAGCAAGCTGAACATCCATATCCTGGACCGCCAGCTGCGGGCTGACGGCGTGCGCGTCTCCGTCTTCCGCCAGCAGCAGGATGAAAACGGCAACTGGGCCGATGTGCCTGTATCGCCGGAAACCGCCCGGACCCTGGAAGACACCATTCTGACCCGCGCCCGCCAGATGCGGGTGGCCATCGAGGAAGAAGGGCAGGAGTAGGAATACAGAAACCAGAAAAGCTTCTGGTTTCTGGCCTTCTGTCTTCAGGCTTCTGATTCCCGGTACCGGTACCCGACCCCATACAGGGTCTCGATCTGGGCAAAGTCATCGTCCACAGCCCGGAATTTCTTGCGCAGCCGCTTGATGTGGCTGTCGATAGTGCGGTCATCCACATAGATGTGTTCGCCATATGCGGCATCCATCAGCTGGTCCCGGTTCTTGACGTGTCCCGGCCGCTGGGCCAGGGCCTTCACCAGCAGAAATTCCGTTACGGTCAGGTCGACCTGCTTTCCCTTCCAGGTGCAGGAATGGCGCGATCCGTCCAGCACCAGGTCACCGCGGGTCAGGATGCTGCCCGGCTCCCCCGCCGCCTTGCCCTGGGTCACCGCCTCCCGGCGCAGCAGGGCGCGGATCCGCTCCACCAGCAAGCGCTGGGAAAACGGCTTGGTGATATAGTCGTCGGCCCCCATGCGAAGGCCCATGACCTCGTCCAGCTCGTCATCCTTTGATGTCAGGAAGATCACCGGAAGACTGGATGTCTGGCGCAGACGGGAGAGGACCTCCATACCGTCCATGCGCGGCATCTTGATGTCCAGCACCGCCAGGTTCGGCGGACGGGCCGCGATGGCGCGCAGGGCTTCCTCGCCGTCACTGTAGGTCCGCACCTCGAACCCTTCTGCCTCCAGGGCCATGGCCACGGACGTCAGGATGTTGCGGTCGTCATCCACAAGGATAATATTCTGCGCCATAACCTGTTTTCCCTACTCAACAGCTTCTGCCGTGTATACGCCCCATACATCCTGGCGGCGGACCCAGCCCTCTTCCTCGTCCAGGGCAATACGGCACCAGGTGGAGTCTTTCGGGCATTCCTCCAGCGCGGCAATCACGCCGGGTTCCAGCTGGGCCAGAACAGCCGAATCGGCCACCGGCTTGCGGCGCAGGGGCCTGACGGCACCGGTCACCACGACAGCCCGCTGGCCGGACACAAGGCTCTGATGCACCCAGCCCTCGGCCCCTTCCCAGTCACGGATGCGGCGCCAGGTATCGAATTCTGCCGTGATTTCCACCGGCATGCCGCGGCGCACAAAGATCCACTCGATGGGATAGATGGTCCCCGGACCGGTCCGCAGGGACACTTCAGCGGCCTTGAGAGTGACAAACCGCGGCACCGGAAGGCCGCTGCCCCTCAGCTGGGGGGGCGTGGCGTTCCTGTCGGCGGCCATCGCACCACTGGCCAGAAACGCCAAGAATAGCAGCAGGACGCACACACTTTTCACAAGAGTTCGAAACATGGCCGGAAGCCGTCTTTCATTCAGACAGGACATTCCGGTGTTATACCTCCAACAGCCTGTGAATGAAACAGGGGAATGCCGGTGCCTGCCGGAACGAGGAAACCCCGCTTCAGAGTGTTGCCGCGGACGCGCAGATTCTCGCGTATTCCCGAAAGGCGGCATTCTCTTCACCCTTCAGAACACGCTCCCGTGGCATGGGATTTTCCCGC is a genomic window of Pseudomonadota bacterium containing:
- the nuoH gene encoding NADH-quinone oxidoreductase subunit NuoH → MTELLDMALQGLLIAGYILAIIFPLLGAVAYLTWAERKVLAATQIRRGPNVVGPFGLLQPLADGIKLMGKEIIIPSGANRILFLMAPALTFMLSLVAWAVIPFDAGLVLADINVGILYLFAISSLGVYGIIIAGWASNSKYPFLGALRSAAQMVSYEVSIGLVIVTVLLCVGSMNLSAIVRAQQHMWFVLPLFPMFVVFFISALAETNRPPFDLPEGESELVGGFNTEYSSMPFALFFLGEYANMILMSGICTTLFLGGWLPPLDVSWLAWIPGVVWFGLKVAFLLFVFIWVRASLPRYRYDQLMRLGWKVFLPFTLLWVVGTAGVLVAFDLLPVAVP
- the nuoI gene encoding NADH-quinone oxidoreductase subunit NuoI, whose amino-acid sequence is MAFPDRIARSFLLLDVIKGLGLTLRYMFRPRATINYPFEKGPISSRFRGEHALRRYPNGEERCIACKLCEAVCPALAITIEAEPREDGSRRTTRYDIDMTKCIYCGLCQEACPVDAIVEGPNFEFATETREELFYDKQKLLDNGDRWEPLLAANLTREAPYR
- a CDS encoding primosomal protein N'; protein product: MAGEKPSSVVQVLVAMALPQALLDYTAPEGMILASGDYVEVPLGKRRAVGMVHGPGGGSVDPARLRSIIRRFDLPPMPEKTRRLVDWVAAYCMVSAGAVLRMALGPPEALEAPRHSLLYRRSATSLPDGFRLTPARHAVLEYLERVGDPLSAADLAGAASASPAIVRAMADTGVLETVLQAAESPVPVLDTKFCQTVFSPAQQQEAVNILTRHEDERAFSVTVLDGVTGSGKTEVFMEAVAHALEQGRQALVLLPEIALGPQVVERFTRRFGQAPLVWHSDLTPARRRDTWRAVATGRTQVIVGARSALFLPFPALGLIVVDEEHDGSYKQEEGVCYHARDMAVVRASLEKIPAVLVSATPSLETLTNVENGKYSRLHLPDRHGSALMPDIRLLDLRTDRPAPRRWLCPTLCTAIDETLVAGEQALLFLNRRGYAPLTLCRTCGHRLQCPQCTAWLVQHRTSGRLHCHHCGHAEPPPALCPSCGEADSLVACGPGVERIAEEVAERFPQARTLVMASDTLTTAAQMEEALQKIRRRDVDLIVGTQMVAKGHHFPALTLVGVVDADIGLSGGDLRAAERTFQLLQQVAGRAGRADRPGRVFLQTFQPHHPVMQALKDNDRDAFMAREGDERRRHGMPPWGRLVALIVSGPDAEAADRVAYDLGRQAPRTDGVVVLGPAPAPLAIVRGKHRRRLLLKAPRGVNVQALVCDWLAHVTVPSKVTVKVDVDPYGFL
- a CDS encoding DUF3576 domain-containing protein, encoding MRILSGFCLLLVLVTATACGSLQSEASYPDPERDNLYKHGSLLGEEGFVLFGEGRDRDKEENTGIGVNGFLWRASLDTVSFMPIASADPFGGVILTDWYSAPENPGERSKLNIHILDRQLRADGVRVSVFRQQQDENGNWADVPVSPETARTLEDTILTRARQMRVAIEEEGQE
- a CDS encoding response regulator transcription factor, which encodes MAQNIILVDDDRNILTSVAMALEAEGFEVRTYSDGEEALRAIAARPPNLAVLDIKMPRMDGMEVLSRLRQTSSLPVIFLTSKDDELDEVMGLRMGADDYITKPFSQRLLVERIRALLRREAVTQGKAAGEPGSILTRGDLVLDGSRHSCTWKGKQVDLTVTEFLLVKALAQRPGHVKNRDQLMDAAYGEHIYVDDRTIDSHIKRLRKKFRAVDDDFAQIETLYGVGYRYRESEA
- a CDS encoding SH3 domain-containing protein — protein: MFRTLVKSVCVLLLFLAFLASGAMAADRNATPPQLRGSGLPVPRFVTLKAAEVSLRTGPGTIYPIEWIFVRRGMPVEITAEFDTWRRIRDWEGAEGWVHQSLVSGQRAVVVTGAVRPLRRKPVADSAVLAQLEPGVIAALEECPKDSTWCRIALDEEEGWVRRQDVWGVYTAEAVE